The genomic stretch AGGAACCCTGTGAGCTAAGCTGGGTCACCAGTTGCAGACTGGGACCTGGACAGATGCCCAGCAGTCTGACGATGTAGGGGTGGTCCAGGCTGCCCATGGACAGCATGTGCTACACAGAGAGCAGGCTGTCAAACACTATGTACCTTTTtgacaatataataatatttacagGCATCATTGCAAAGATCAAAAACAttcctcttttctgtctcaACATAATACATGTTACATGTCTCATTAACTCCTATTGGTGTGATGTTTTAACATCTTTCAAGAGGCTCTGATTCTCACATCAGTGATCTCAGTGAAGGTCTGTCGGCCTGAGCTATCCTGGATGGTCTTAATGGCCACGGGGATCTtcactgtctctccctctggAGTCCAAAAACccttaaatgaaaaaaaagttacacaGGTTCACATGAGTCTGTGACTCTAAATCTGAGCACATAAATCAGTGGATAATCAGTGGATGTCCAAAAAGACATAGAGGTTTATACAAACTTTGTTCACTGTGCCAAAAACTCCCGAGCCAAGGGCTTTGATTTTCTTCAGCTCTGAGGGCTTCAGGATCCGGGCGTGAACCTTGGTACCTTTCTCCCCAGGACCCAGAGGCTCAAAGCTCTgccaaaaaacaagaagaattcccccaatgtttgttttttttcttctccaaagcaGCTCACAAGGTTGGATGGTCTCAAAAGTCTCACCTCTCCACTCTCCAGGTACCTCCTCATTGCCCTCTTACGGCGGATGGCCAGGCCTCGATGATACAGCACACCCAGGAAAAACAACACCAGGCAGAAAATCAAGCCAGCCGGGACACCTAAAGCTATGCCTGTGATCTGACCGctgcagagagaaggaaagagagatgCTAGTCAGAAACAGAGCCAAGGTAAGTGAGACAGGAGATACTGTATGATGTCATGACAGGACTTTGCTTTGGCAGAAACTGTAGCTCTGTGGCGACAGAAACAAGCAGACATGATTCATCAAAAACTGTttagtctgttttttgttgtttttactttagtTTTGTGTCTCGATAATGTTTTCAACGGTCACAGTAATAAATAAGAGGTTCAGGTTTGTCGTTTCTAAAGCATTTTATGTAATGTTTCCACAATTGGTGCTTGAACTGGTCAGCTGGCAACGCTAGTGAACTGTGGATGGAGCTCACCAATTGCGGTGTAGTGGGTCATATTCACCAGCAGGGGGAAACACTCACCTACTCACTGGCAATCTGGCTGCCTCCAAACAGTCATTTAATCCTGGTCCCGAGCATCTGTAACACATAAACATCACCTTGAAATTTCATTGATTTAATGATTGTTACACATCTGCGAGTGGACACATGGAATAAACACTTTGAGTCCAGTCTCACCCCTGTGTGCAGTTGTGGTGACATGGTTCACAGTGACCCTCCCTGTTGGGGTATTTGAAGATCAGCCCCTTCTGTCCGTCATTCACTCCAGTGGGACAAGAGGACATGCAGTAAGGACCGTCTCGAAGGTTGGCGCACGCCTCACACTTGTCTGCACCCTATGACAGAAGAGAATCATGAGAGAAAATGAGTCAATCTGAGGCACTGAACCAAGACAAGAAAAACTGCCTTTGTTTAGTAAATGATTCCAACACAGGATGAACAATTTATCCTTGACCATCAGCTCATGTTTATGATTTATAATATAATGGGCTTTCTTGATGGAAGAGAACAGTGACTTTGCCAGTATTTTACTGAGGTTTTCTTGCACAGACAGCATCACAGAAAGGGCATCAATGATTAAATTAAGATAAGATCAAGTTTGAGAGATAAAAATCAGATTTCTTTCAGTAATTCATACGTCATCATTGCAATTTTCTTCAAATGCAGGGCAAACACAACatgatttttctctctcattcctcatttatctttcatctttctctttcatttaaaaatggccacattgtacatattgtttttattatttttcttattgctCTTATCttgatttcatattttcttgtactgtgtttgttgttataCACCAACATGCCAAGGGCAAATACGTTGTATGTGAAAACCCACTCggcaaaaaacatatttattttattaacgGTGTAGGTTTGGGTTCGGAGATGGTGAGACATagtaaaacaaactaaaaaaacttGGGGGCAAAAATAGGATTTAGTAGACAGTAGAAATGATGTCCTAGtactgtaaaaaatgacaacatcagGAAAATATAACGGCAAAACTTTCTGTAGGACATATTCTGCAAGTACTACTCATACCTCCCACAAATATCAAGAGTGGGTGGTGAAATGCAAGTGAGATCTCATACGAAGGCACTGGGCCAAAGTGTACTATCACAGGAAGCGATTACCGGTCCAGTACAGCTGGCTTTCCCACTCTGAGGTTTACACTCTGGATGGCAGGCGACACACTCGCCATCAGGCCCTGCAAATTCCCTTGGAGCTCTGAGGACACAATATTAAACACATATAGTTAAATTCAACACACAAATAATATTAACACATACATTTATCTACTTACCCAGAGTAAAAATTACAGCTGCCCACACATGTTCCCTCCCGGCTGTAGTTCCTACAGGAGAGACAATGGTCGGGCCCCGGGCCCCAGCAGCCTGAATCTGAACACAGCGGGTCACACACATGGCCTTCTGCAACTGCACACGCAACAATGGAGCAACACAatcatgtttacatttcagtcaaactaataaaattgaagtatttaaaatgatgatgtttcTGACCACAGtgtaatatataaataaagagagGGGTCTTCTCCTCACCACACTCTGCCAGTGGCCTGTTGTTGTTGAGGTTGTTGACTCGAATTCGGCGGCCTCTGAACAGCTGCGACCAGTTCACAGTGTGGTGGTAACAGAGGTTGGCATTCTGACTGATGTACACACTGCCGTCACTGATCTCCCGGAGAGAGCGCAGACCCAGTGAGGTAAGAGTGGGGATGCGCATCACCATCAGAGAAAAACGTCTTTGGTTGGAGGgttggaggacagaggaggacacatataaagagacaacagagaaaaaaaaggcattaaAGTTAGCCGGAGAGAGATTTTAAGTGGATCTTAAGTGGAACTGCTCATAATTTAGTTTTTAGTGTAGTTGGAAGACAAatagcatgcacacacacacacacacacacacacacacacacacacacacacacacacacacacacacacacacacacacacagtccataCCTGTTCACAGCTGTgaatcacagagagagaggggagaggttAGAGAGAGTCGACTCAATGCACAGCAGACTCGTCATGAGGTGTTAACACAGAGAGTGGTTTCAAACACTGAGCAGATAGGAGGGTGTAGTGCGTGTGTGAGGGCAGTGATGACACACGGTTATGCAACACACTTAACATGAAATGATGGATATTAATTTTAGAGCAAAAGCATCAGAACCGGCAAGGGCCCGGCAGCCACCTGATTCATCCTCTGTTCATTTTTCCGTTAGAAATCAATCATACAGATTTTTCCTCTTACTTGAAATGCTTTTTATCCATCCAGATTGTTTTCATGTGAGTGGTTGAGATAttagctgtagagatgtctgccatCTCTCCAATGTAATGGAACTAGACGGCactcaaaaaacacagaacTCAAGAGAAATGTGTCTCCCCTGAAGTCATGACCCAGTTGCTCAAGACAATCCACAGACCTTGATGTGAACAGTTTCacgtaggaactattttctttctgccgTACTACATCCAGGCTTGTGTCACggcttccttttttattttgtcagttccCCCCTCGTGTCATATTTAGCTTCATACTCcctgtctttgtccttttcctgttcacctgtgtttcatttgttatttaGTCCCTGTGAATTTATGCCTCTGATTTCccttattctttttttgttccCTGTGTTCCCTGTCTCTGGTTTGTCATGTAGTTTTGTATTCTTAGTTTTTTCTTGAATTCTCTCTTACCTGCCTTTTTGCCGCctgcattttgattttttcGATTTCCAGcctttagttttttgtttttttacctgcctgcctccatgtctgcatttgggtcgCTTTATGCGAACCCTAACAGCTTACTTGTGACAGCATGGgttgtaaacattaatggcgtcctcctTGGCTGAGCTGTAAGATTAGCTcgcttagttagcttagttagctagcctctcgtccatgacTAGATAGACGCTTCTTTTGGTGCGCTGACACGGATGGTGGGTGCAATTCCATCTGGCAGTGCCATctaatttctttgtatttgagagaaggcagacatctctgaaACTCAGCGACTCACATttaaacaatctagatggataaatagctcTATATGTGAGAGGTTGGATTTtgggttgaactgtccctttaaatctAAGTTATGTTAAATCATGATGGCTTTAGATATGCACTTGAAAGAGAATATTCCTCTGGGCCGGCTCTGACTGACACGCTCATGCACAGGCACATCAAGAGCAAATCTAACATGGCGTGTACTCAAGCCTTACTTGAAGAGCGACCTCCCTTGAATAGTGGCGAGACTCGAAAAAACTGACAGATCATTCAGTTCTTGGGGCCACGACTGGATGTTAAGGATATCTaacagtgaaacacagagaTAATATTAAAACTTTGTCACAAAATTCTCACTAGGAAGGTGGGAAATCAGTATAAAACTTATTGGCATACCTTGAAAAATGGATAAAAGTATTTGCATTAAGAGCCTAATTTCACCGTATATACAAACCTGTTATTTCTCTGACGGTGCGGAACACTTCCAGCTTTTTGGCATCCAGGGGTGGGATGTTTTTAAAGTCATCTCTAtgaggaataaaaacacacaatatgaaACTGACTGTATGACACTGTACTCTGAGATTCTTCAGGCGGGGATGGATGATTACCCAAGAATCCCCGTGACCAGGAAGTGAAGGCTGCCCTGGATCTTGGTGCAGTTGATGAAGCTGTCGATGTTGCTGGAGTccacagtctgtctgtgttcagcaCCGGTGCCTTCACACACTACAGTAATGACCAAACACCATCATTAGCTTCAAAGACGGACAAGTAAACTAAGAAACAGAAAGTGTTAAGTGTGTCAACCTTTAGGGCAGAGTCCGCTGCAGAGCTCACACTGCCTCTGGccttctctctccacctccatctTGTCTGGAggacaaacactcacacaggagCTGCCGTCCACCACAAAATGAGCTACAAGGAGAGAGAAATTATAAGACCCAGTATCACATCAGGACTGATTCCACTGCAATCTTAAGAAAGTTATTTCATGTTCGACGTTGTACAAAAAggaataagaataataaaaagggAATAAGAACCATGTtgagcacataaacacacagaggccaCTCACTGGGGCACTGGGAGACACAGATGGATCCGTACTGATATTTGGCGTTAGGGTTGGTCTCCATCTGAAACGTCTGCTTGTTATAGATCAAAGTCTGGGGACACTGAGGCACACAGGCTCCGGAGTCGTTGAAATGGCGACATGCCTATACagtaagacacacacatgcacacacactccatttAAGTGCACAGAATGAGGTCACAagaggtctctcaatcaaaaaagaaacaagagatgggggatcatgggagttgctgtcttcatCCACCATTgctaatgaaaatctatctacatgactcaggcagaaatgtttgcGTTCACCAACTTCATCACTCAGGAATTGATTATGGGTGATACTTCTGGTGCTCGGCGGAAATAGTGTtggtaaaaaaatgtattatatttgaTGCAATGGTGGCACTTGTGGCAGGTGTTAGCTAATTAGGCTAAGCAATAATAAAAGTGTTGGTAGTATTCATTTGATAAAGTGTCTTACCTACCAATCACTCTAAGAACGAGGATTAGCATCCTGTTACCATTGGCAAACACAGGCTCAGTCAAATGAGAGGAAGTTGCACCCATAATTCGGGTTAAGGTGTCATGGGTgctggaaataaataaataatccagaCTGAAAAATCTCAACAACCCTTGGGATTAACATTATAAATCCTGTACAAACATTTTTGGTCCCCTGAGGATGAATCTTACAGATTTTGGTGATTCCCTAACTTTTCACGagtgtgatatttttgttttttaattaaatgtctttACAACTATTGAATGGATTTCTGTGATGTTTTGTAGACAGATTCATGCTCCCcccaggatgaattgtaataacttaaGTGAAGCCCTTCAGTGCCACCTTCAGGTCAAAATGttcatttgttgtttcatttgtttcGATCAGCTTCTGATTTATTGTCTTTAGTGCTAAAAGGGAaaatagcatgctaacacgctaattAAGACGGTCAGTGTGGTTGACATTGTATCTGCTAATTTAGATAAAATCCACCAGAAGGTGCGTCTTTTTAACCTACAGTATTGTGTATGCAAAGAAGGAGCACTTACAAAACAATCGACGTCCAGAGGGCCTTTACATCCTGCTGCACACTCTATGTGACAGCAGTCCCTGGGGCTCGTCCCAAAACAGCGGCCATTACACTGTGGAGCGCACACCGTCTTAGTCACTGAGACACACAGGAGAGACGGGTTGAAGAGAGGTcaacagtgagtgtgtgtgtgtgtctttgtgtttgtaactctctgtctctgtgtatttctgtctaTGAAGAGAGACATTCTGCgaggagacagaaggaggaggaggagagtgatgaaacacagagaaaatcagGGAGAAAAAGGGAAACAGAACAATTGAGTACTCACAGATCTGACATTGGTCCTTGTTTGGCCCCCAGCAGTAATCTGCACAAGATTTGTGGCATGGGCCTGAAAGAGAGAACAAGAGAAACGACAGAAAGACAGTTAGCTCTTAAAATAAAGAGACAATCCAGAGATAATTTGGAGAATTGTGAAATAGGATTATCCCAACACTGACCCCTCTCTCCGTTGTATTGGATGTCAATAGGAGCATTGTTGTCTCTGATGATATCTTGCCAGAAGATCCAGGGGCCATAACTCAGGTACTTGTTGTTGATAATCTGCACTCCTCCCTCCAGAATCTCTGTGAAGTAATGAgtgagaaaatatgaaaattaaagagagagagagcagacaggaaatTATATACCTGCAGTAACACTTTAGACTGCAGTCCACAAATTACAGTGTCAATATTTTGTACATACTGGGTTATGGTAATTATGAAATACTTACCGGGTGTATGCCAGGGAAGGAGTGCAAGCAATAAAGAGGtaacacatttgcatttttgagGGCCCTTGAACTTAATTACCCATAAGCACTGGTTTTAATTAGGTCATAAAATGTGTGGCACCATATGTTCCTTCTTTTAGTTTTGACTGTCAAGTGGATCTCACATTATACCTCCAAAATGTCATCATCCTTTTCTATCATCAGTTACATTTATCTTCTGTGCCACCTCCAAGAAGCTGCAGCGCACTGGACTAAACCTTCTGCAGTCTTTTAGCCTGAAGGTTCATTATATTGGAGTAGTAAAGTTATATAGCTTATGTAGCTTTCACCCAATACTTAGCTTCCACTCTTCAAGGAGTGAAGCACGCACCTGCCAACAGGCGATCTTTGGTTATAAGGCATATTCTCGACAGCATTTAATAACTGCATAAGAAAGGGCGAAGGAAGCTTATCTGTTGTATGTTTcgggttgtttttgttttcttgcaaaAGGGGGATAGATTTTAAACATACAATAGTGTATCTTTTTTAATCTGAGacttaaatgttgttttattctaCACTTGTGGGATTTATTGTAACAAACGAACCAAAGCAAATAGTTTGGAGACAATATTGCATTACTCAAGGCTGCCATCACTCCTTTCACTCATTCTGTGGCACTATTAACTGCCTGTTTAGCAGCtctttattaaaacatacaGTGACAGTATTCTCACGGGGgtattgcttttgtttctttaagtttCTAATCAGATATTAACACAAGATTAAGCTCCCCTTCCCACCCCAATAATTTTGCTATTAGTccctgttatttatttatagtcccatatttttgagtctcattccaaacttgtcaaaaactgacactgtGGGATGGCGGCCGACTCTACCTTCACTCCCAGAGCGTCAGTACTGACAAGTTGGGGATGAAActcaaaaatgtgcttttctcacaaataggacctttaaggcTGGGGTCACGCATGTGGAGTCATGTTGCTTcataacagttttttttcttgacatgtGACAGCAAGAAAAGCACACGTGCAGATAATACAACAATGATGGCTGAATGTGATTTAGCTGCTTCAATGCTTCAGGACACTAGTTTAGAGCAGCGTCATCGTCAGTGTTATTGATACCACCTGTTTTATTCCTGCTATGACTAATCAAACCATCTGATGGTGAAATAAAACAAGGCCATATAAACCTTGGATAACCTTTTGTCCTAGgatggaagaagaagacatcAAGATATAGCTGACAGCGATGATCAGTTGAGAATGTGATTTCTCGAAATCTTTCCTACATTTTGTTCTGTTATACTTTCAAAGAATGACCGTCATCAATAAGATCTGTCAACATCTTCCATTCTTTACCCATAAAACAGCTTTCCATAACCAAAAGCTTACAGCAGgacacacttttttcttttttcccactATTAAGTTTAAATCACTTTGCTCTCACTGTTTTGGAAGCCTTCAGTCTCAGAAAAAGCACCTTTTACACTGTGTAAAAAGCTTCAGTTTACCCATTAACCATCTCTACCTGTCAGATTGGCGAGGCCCAGCTGCCGCAGGCCATTGGAGCCGTCTTTGGGGTAgttaaagaagacagagagggcGAAGCGTCTTTCATAAAGGCTGTTTCCTCTGATGACCCGCAGCTGCCCGAGAGGAATCTCCTGAAAGTGGTTCATAGCAATGAGGACGTAGCCAGTCACCTCACGGATTGtctggaggggaaaaaagaattGGACACCTCTACAACCTGTacatacaaatcaaatgaaagaCGAGGGGAAGAGAAGGATTCTTACCTTGAGGAAGGAGAAGTCCCAGTTACTCTCAATCTGAGTGATCTCCAGGTTTCCCATGATGATCTCACAGCCATTATAGCGGTCCTTAGTCAGGTTGTATTGGTTCTCCTGAGAACCTGTGGAGCTCAGTCCGTTCTGTGTGCCAGGACACACCACTGAGGAAACACACATATTTCTCTAAGTTTGATGAAAAGAAGGTGCACTGGGAGGGTCAATGTATCACTTTTACTTCCTATACTTCATGTTTAAGGACCATGCCATTGGTTTTGCATGTTTAGCAGATTACATGTACTTTACATCTCAGCTAACTCATGTGCAAATTATGCCTGTGGAGCTCTGGGGAACTTCTATGTTGTGGTAGAAGCCGGTCGTTTAtgttggctaacgttagctactgttgctctctgtcagcaGAGTGAAGAGAGCCACTGAAACAAGGCACTcaagaacgtgcataaagtcacatcctttggactgtcacagaaaatctgacccgagaccttcacaaagaaatccacagtccctacagcagcattaaacaccTTAAAGAAATcctccacaggcttgtataggcaactgcGAGAAACGGGGGAAGGtcaaattttttttatgtcacatcacaatccgctcacatataTCCAATTAAAAAAGGATTAATGCATGTatattgctacaaattgttatatagtgcccctttaatagcAGTAAGTATGGTCTGGAGCtgtaatgattaatcaattagttgtcaactgttAATGAACCGGAAAATATTTTGGTAATCAATTCATTTGTTTGAGtagtttttagaaaaaatacattaaaattctCTCGCTCCAGCTgcttaaatcaatattttcttatttctttactcctctatgagatttaaaaaaagtgatggaatgtaactaaattaAGTTACTCATGTATTGTacttgaggtactttacttgagtatttccatttcctgctaccttatacttccactccactgcattttgGAGACAATTGTATATTGGGCTTTTTGCCCccactacatgtatttaacatttacagtttacatttacagttactagttactttgcagatgacatgctgcatcagagccaaattatcacatttttggtttaatttattcagcaatcagataaaaaaaaaagactgaatatCAGTTCTGATAATCAGCCATATACATATAATTTACTTATACTTGTACTGCTGATGAACAcgtttattgccagaaaattacttttaatacttgaatacatttaatatgagacaagagaagaagagaattATCAGAGAAGATGTTGAGACTACTCAAGTAATTTTTATATGGCTGATTTCACttctaccaaagtaatattttagcaaGATGTCTCTACATTTTTAGTCAAGTCAACACTGCAGAAAAGTGATATCTGATCTCTGGTGAAGATTTGAGTGcctctgttttattgtttcagcaGTCTTTATGGGTTTGGTGATTCCTCCTGATGTTGTGCTGGCTGGACAGTTTGAGATGAAGCAGAGGAAAACGGGCGGGCAGTCCAGGCCTGGGGCTGACGGAGTGGAGGCCGAGGGTCGAGGAGAGCGGGGCTTTTCTACACACAAAGTGCCTCATTGTGATAAAGCTATAAATGTGGACAGTGTGTCTCAGTGAGTGAAGAGTGATGCAGTGACAGAcagtgcttctgtgtgtgtgcatgtgcgtatgtgtgtgtgtctgaggcgTCTGCGTTGCTGAGATCATACCAACAGACAATGGGTCATGTGTGAGTAGGCCGCTCTGGCACAGGGGAGGGAAATATCGTGAACGGAAGGAGACATGCACACCATCTCAAACTGACCAACAAAAACTGTGGCACTGGCCCTTTATGTGCAAAGATTGGGGCACCTGCAGCTGTAGTGTTCCCTGTCTTCACTAGGAACATGCAGATGTATAAAGCAGGATTTCCACTAAAAATACTCActctaaaagtaaaagtaaacaataaatgtatttaaatgtctGTACTGTATACTATGACAGGCCAAATAATCagaaacagtgttttatttatttatttatttttaaatcagattaCCAATTAAATAGTTTAATTTAAACTTGTGGTACTTTGGCTCTAATGCAGCATGCAAAGCTCtccaaagtaactagtaactaagtTATCACATACAGGAAATGTAGTGgactaaaaagtacaatatttgcctccaaaaggCAGTGGAGTGCAGCAgcaagtagcagaaaatggaaatactcaacaagagtacctgagtaaatgtacttaattacattcctTCACTGAGTACCagtacaacaatgtaaaaatacttaaTTGCGAGCAAAAGTCAATCAAAAGGAATTTAGAATCAGtatttcaacaaaatgtacttaaagtctaaaaaaaaagtaaaagtacttttactgcaaTACAATGTCCTGTGACTGATAAATTACTATACATTACATTATCAAATTaacatgtatactgtatatggatCAATGAATTATTGACataattagtgttttttttttaatctgattgccattgaaataaattaatttgaaactTTTGCCAAGATTCAGCTTGTAATGTGCAAGGTAACTAgcaactaaagttatcaaataataACGATAATGAAAGTGTAAAATGGATCTcgaagtacctcaaaatttaacttaagtacagtttttgaGTAAATGCACATAGTTACATTCCAACATTGATTATTTAACTGCTGAAGATGTAAAATCATGAAATGTCTCTGTACCTTTCATGACACCTAAGAGATGAtatttaatgtatgtttttaaaaaagatgtgaATGTAATCTGAGGACAgggatttaatttaatttaatttaataattggTGTCAGACTAATTGTGCTCAGTAAATTAAGTTCTGGGATTCATGATCTGGGTACAAGTACCTTCAAATTTTACTTACAgcacttaagtaaatgtacttagttacattccatcactacTCACTCATGTGCGCCTGGTTCTCTTGAGTAAACATATGCATCAAATATAGGTGGAGTTCACAGCTTATCTGTGAGAGTTGCATTGTAACTCAatttaaacacatgcacaagcacacTTGCATAATTCAAACAactaaataacttttttaaataaagaaaatgaaaatgataatcATCATgtaccaaaacaacaacaatcatcTGCAGACTGCACTTATCAACACAAACGGGACCTGTCCTCAGTGGCTTTTTACAACTGGGCTCGGTGCCATGGAGGCAATTTAGTCTCCCCACATTCATCACTGGCAGTTTATAAAGAGGTGATGAAGTGCTACCTTGATAAGAATCCAGTCATAACAGTAAAAAAGCTCTCAAGGAGGAGAGCACAGAAAGAACTGTGTGGTCTgagaataagaaaaagaaaagatgaggGTAAATAGTTGATGAAATGTTGCCTGTCACTTCcacaaaatgtaattatattatattatattatattatattatattatattatattatattacattacattacattatattatattatattatattatattatattatattatatta from Pagrus major chromosome 7, Pma_NU_1.0 encodes the following:
- the erbb3b gene encoding receptor tyrosine-protein kinase erbB-3b, with the protein product MIQWRVLLLCVALSWRLRTASSQTHEVVCPGTQNGLSSTGSQENQYNLTKDRYNGCEIIMGNLEITQIESNWDFSFLKTIREVTGYVLIAMNHFQEIPLGQLRVIRGNSLYERRFALSVFFNYPKDGSNGLRQLGLANLTEILEGGVQIINNKYLSYGPWIFWQDIIRDNNAPIDIQYNGERGPCHKSCADYCWGPNKDQCQILTKTVCAPQCNGRCFGTSPRDCCHIECAAGCKGPLDVDCFACRHFNDSGACVPQCPQTLIYNKQTFQMETNPNAKYQYGSICVSQCPTHFVVDGSSCVSVCPPDKMEVEREGQRQCELCSGLCPKVCEGTGAEHRQTVDSSNIDSFINCTKIQGSLHFLVTGILGDDFKNIPPLDAKKLEVFRTVREITDILNIQSWPQELNDLSVFSSLATIQGRSLFKRFSLMVMRIPTLTSLGLRSLREISDGSVYISQNANLCYHHTVNWSQLFRGRRIRVNNLNNNRPLAECVAEGHVCDPLCSDSGCWGPGPDHCLSCRNYSREGTCVGSCNFYSGAPREFAGPDGECVACHPECKPQSGKASCTGPGADKCEACANLRDGPYCMSSCPTGVNDGQKGLIFKYPNREGHCEPCHHNCTQGCSGPGLNDCLEAARLPVSSGQITGIALGVPAGLIFCLVLFFLGVLYHRGLAIRRKRAMRRYLESGESFEPLGPGEKGTKVHARILKPSELKKIKALGSGVFGTVNKGFWTPEGETVKIPVAIKTIQDSSGRQTFTEITDHMLSMGSLDHPYIVRLLGICPGPSLQLVTQLSSQGSLLEHIRHHKNSLDPQRLLNWCVQIAKGMYYLEEHCMVHRNLAARNILLKNDYQVQISDYGVADLLYPDDKKYIYTDTKTPIKWMALESILFRRYTHQSDVWSYGVTVWEMMSFGAEPYVSVQPQEVPSLLEKGERLSQPHICTIDVYMVMVKCWMIDENIRPTFKELASDFTRMARDPPRYLVIKVEGAETSSGEIHRRESERGLLDADLEDQDEEGLEGGLATPPLQHSPSWSLSRSRINSYRSGTSQAGPMGYLPMTPSPVDSIRQLWLQRSRLSSVRTLPERLEFRGSGREAELREEASRSGSLHRARFGSERGNPRISISRHRKLSTASSPSSYKVWTAEEEEEVDSYGYVLAGSPVTPERVCRFTHSGRRSSRLKKNPSQEYEIMSKESPPCSTSSISSQAVCHQTSPLPSPAITAPSPGEDKETLTPTSSVRRKQGDEECKGSVAEQKDSTGKHQLAADSDVGTRAVDDQGEAAQGIGRYEYMDIRRSDSTEGEDPAWERRGSQTSAKSAAKTEDTDQIVEVLRKDHEEEEEEEEYHITNKQPALEGNLSCMVIPRPDVLTAGGDEVEVEEYEEMTRLGVVPGGWEQPDYQNLPVKGRAATEETGSSRCAGIGGYIKVCAGMGEPGSNTSFDNPDYWHSRLFLKPDAVRT